TCCAGTCAATATTACATTCCTTGCATTGTTAACCACTAACTCTtccatcttcttccttgTTTCCACGCAATGTGTACCCATATGAGGCAAACCCAGAACTTGAGGCATTGACAATAACTCTTTGGATATTTTAGgctcaaattcaaaaacgTCCAAACCGGCACTTCTGATCTTTCCACTACGTAAAGCATCAGTCATGGCTTGTTCATCTATGACGGCACCTCGTGCTGTGTTAACAATTACCACACcatctttcattttttcaatagtgTCTGCATTGATTAGATGGTGCGTGTTGTCATTCAATGGGACATTTACAGATACGATATCTGAACGCTTCAAAAACTCTTCAAAGCTGACATATTCACAACCGTGTTCTTCCTCGGAAGGTAACTGGTGTCTATTATGGTATATGAAGTGCTCAAAACCGAACGGCTTTAGCCTCTCCAAAATACAGCGGCCAATCCTGCCTAAACCTAAAATACCCACGGTTTTCCCTTCAGGATCGTAACCAAAGGGAGAGGCACATGCAGGTCCGGCATCTGGCCACTTTCCCTCGATCAACCTTCTATTCCCAATGCTAAAATTTCTCAGAGCGCCCAGTAATAAAAAGACATGCGTGTCAGCGGTAGCATTGCTTACCAAGTCGGGAACATTAGCAACCTGAATGtgtcttttcttgaatggtTCAACATCAATTTGGTCGTACCCGGCGCCCGTATGACACACAGCGACTACTGAGGAAGGCAAAGCAAGAGCTAACTCTTCATCAAACTGGCCGGTGTTCTTAACGCTTCTTGCCGTTCTGGTGATGACTTGTACTCGAGAGAGCTTACTTTGAGGGTCTTTGACATCCCGCAAAAATTGTTCTCTAGTGGTATACTCAGGGATGGTGATTACGTCCGCAATCTTCCCCAATTCTTTCCAGGCCTTGTCACCGAAAGCGTCCTTTCCTAGTTTCAAGACAATTGGTTTTTCActcattttattttctcttgttgCTGTACGTTTATATATTCGTAGGCTATTATCTTGCTACAATCACCCTTAAAAGAGTAGTTCTATAGGATAGAGACGCAGCAAGAGTATCGTGAAGAGCACTTTTTATATCCTCGagattgatgaaaaatgggGAAAATATTGCCTTGATATCCTCGCCCCCTGCCAAGACTTTTGCAGATTTTAAGTCCGGTTTCGGTCTTACGTAACAAATGCCTGGGAAAGTGAGAGAGCTAATTGCACTATGTCCTCGAGAATTTTTGAGCTACTCTGCCTATGGAATCAGGCGGCAGCACCGCATAATGAAGTTGAGAGGATCTTCATATAGCTTCACATACTTTCCGTGAATTTCTTTCCGGCTTCCTCCGTTTCCGTAACGCTGGTTTTGGCAAAGCGACGACAATCCTTCACATCAAACTGCCTGTAGTAGTTCTTTTTGTGCACCACTGTTTGATTCCGAGACCGTTTGATGATATCTCTTGCGGATGGTGACCTTTCTATGAATCGCCTCTCCTACGACATGGGCTCTCCTATCATCCTTTTACGCGTTCATTACGGTTTTACGCGTTAgcgatgaaaaattatagTCAAAATCATGATTTATCTCTCAGATGACATGTGTTTTACAGGTGAACGTAAATGTTCATACCATCTAGCGTGTAAGCATTATTGTATCTTTAGGACGAGACCTCACACGCTATGTCTTCCACTTTGCAACAAGGTGCTACTAATGCGGcggatttttctttgacgGTTCTTAGAGCAAGAATTGCCTTACTAGCAACTGCCATCGGCGGGCCAGACTATACTTCTCAGGTTGACCCGCCCCCTTATAAGCTTGGTGATGACTGTTTGGCGTGCTTGAAAGACTTGAAAAGATGGTTTAAATTGGTGGATGACCAGCAGAGAAGGTGGGACGTGGCAATATCAGTTGCCGAGTATCGCATTTTAACAGATGATCTGTTGCCAATTCTAATTGAATGGGAAAACAAATGTTCTCTCGCTGCCAAGTTGGCTAAGAATAACCCAGACCATGAGGAGTTTAGAAACAAGACTTACTACGATAAGATTGCCTTGAACTGTCTGCAATTATCAGTCCTTATGACTTGGCCCTTAATCATAACTGAGCAGTCTTCATCAAACCAAATCGTTCTTTATAGTGAACTGAAAAAGCATCAACTGATATATAAAAAGGCAATCCTGTCAACggaaaatggaaaagtgTTGAGGGCTGCCGTTCGACTGGCCCTGGACGTCGTGAAGGTCGACCGATTATCAAGAACTCCAAGAGATAATATGGTTCTCAAGTtagttttgaatttcttcagaaaCGTCATTGCCATAGAGCCTGGCGAATTTACAATAAATACTACGAGAAGCATGCCCAGTAAAGGCATCACATCCATTGACACTTTGCCACCAAATGTCTCTATGGATGACATCTCTCTAAATACGGTCATCTCTTCATTccataaaaataaagtatTTGGTCTGCTATTGACACTGGTTAGTTCACTAGCAAGGGAGTTTGACCAGGATTTTATCAACATCCCGTTGTTGGAAATTATGTTTTATCTTACTAAAGATGTTAATCAAGTATTACTATTCACCCAACA
The Saccharomyces kudriavzevii IFO 1802 strain IFO1802 genome assembly, chromosome: 14 DNA segment above includes these coding regions:
- the GOR1 gene encoding glyoxylate reductase (similar to Saccharomyces cerevisiae GOR1 (YNL274C); ancestral locus Anc_1.75), giving the protein MSEKPIVLKLGKDAFGDKAWKELGKIADVITIPEYTTREQFLRDVKDPQSKLSRVQVITRTARSVKNTGQFDEELALALPSSVVAVCHTGAGYDQIDVEPFKKRHIQVANVPDLVSNATADTHVFLLLGALRNFSIGNRRLIEGKWPDAGPACASPFGYDPEGKTVGILGLGRIGRCILERLKPFGFEHFIYHNRHQLPSEEEHGCEYVSFEEFLKRSDIVSVNVPLNDNTHHLINADTIEKMKDGVVIVNTARGAVIDEQAMTDALRSGKIRSAGLDVFEFEPKISKELLSMPQVLGLPHMGTHCVETRKKMEELVVNNARNVILTGKVLTIVPEMQNETWPNDVKPLI